In a genomic window of Sporosarcina trichiuri:
- the rpsB gene encoding 30S ribosomal protein S2 codes for MSVISMKQLLEAGVHFGHQTRRWNPKMKKYIFVERNGIYIIDLQKTVKKLEEAYNFMRQVGADGGKVLFVGTKKQAQDAIKEEAERAGMYYINQRWLGGTLTNFGTIQKRIARMKQIEKMEEDGTFDVLPKKEVSQLKKEHERLVKFLGGIRDMKQIPDVIYVVDPRKERIAVAEAHKLNIPLVGIVDTNCDPDEIDYVIPANDDAIRAVRLLTSKMADALIESKQGEDEETAQAEESEAVAAE; via the coding sequence ATGTCAGTTATTTCAATGAAACAATTGCTTGAAGCTGGTGTGCATTTCGGACACCAGACACGCCGCTGGAACCCGAAAATGAAGAAATACATCTTCGTGGAGCGGAACGGAATCTACATCATCGATCTTCAGAAAACAGTGAAGAAGCTTGAAGAAGCTTATAACTTCATGCGCCAGGTCGGTGCTGACGGCGGTAAGGTATTGTTCGTCGGTACGAAGAAACAAGCCCAGGACGCTATCAAGGAAGAAGCGGAACGTGCAGGCATGTACTATATCAACCAGCGCTGGTTGGGCGGTACTCTGACAAACTTCGGCACAATCCAGAAGCGTATCGCACGGATGAAGCAAATTGAAAAAATGGAAGAGGACGGCACATTCGACGTTCTTCCTAAAAAAGAAGTCTCCCAGCTTAAAAAAGAACACGAACGCCTCGTTAAGTTCCTTGGCGGTATCCGTGATATGAAGCAGATCCCTGACGTAATCTACGTAGTGGATCCGCGCAAAGAGCGTATTGCAGTTGCAGAAGCTCATAAATTGAATATCCCACTCGTCGGCATCGTGGACACGAACTGCGACCCGGATGAGATCGACTATGTCATCCCTGCAAACGATGATGCAATCCGTGCAGTCCGCCTTCTGACAAGCAAAATGGCAGATGCATTGATCGAGTCTAAACAGGGTGAAGACGAAGAGACTGCTCAAGCAGAAGAATCAGAAGCAGTAGCTGCAGAGTAA
- a CDS encoding FliA/WhiG family RNA polymerase sigma factor: MAKKELSEDDHWELWLSRRDPDAGDALVRKYMPLVNYHVQRIGSGLPRNVSRDDVKSLGYQGLFDALTKFDPSRDLKFDTYASFRIRGSILDGLRKEDWLPRSSREKSKKLEEQISKLEQKLMRSATPEEIAEHTGLEVADVYQTVHEHYFASILSIDERMNDDEEDAGKSFVLKDEKTVTPEQQAVKTELLGEMVQKIKDLNENEQLVLSLFYSEEMTLTEIGEILSLSTSRISQIHSKALFKLRKVLLPEVLDRGIL; encoded by the coding sequence ATGGCGAAAAAGGAACTGTCCGAGGATGATCACTGGGAACTTTGGCTTAGCAGACGGGATCCCGACGCAGGGGATGCACTCGTGCGCAAATATATGCCGCTTGTGAACTACCATGTCCAGCGGATCGGATCCGGCCTGCCCAGGAATGTTTCAAGAGACGACGTAAAGAGCCTGGGATACCAGGGCCTATTCGACGCGCTCACGAAATTCGACCCATCCAGGGATCTGAAGTTCGATACATACGCGTCATTCCGTATTCGGGGAAGTATACTGGACGGCCTGCGGAAGGAAGATTGGCTGCCGAGGTCCTCGCGCGAAAAGTCCAAGAAGCTGGAAGAACAGATCAGCAAATTGGAACAGAAGCTGATGAGGAGTGCCACCCCGGAGGAAATTGCAGAGCATACCGGCCTTGAGGTGGCGGATGTCTATCAGACCGTCCATGAGCATTACTTTGCAAGTATCCTGTCAATCGATGAACGGATGAATGACGACGAAGAGGATGCCGGCAAAAGCTTCGTGCTGAAAGACGAGAAGACAGTCACGCCGGAACAGCAGGCGGTAAAAACGGAACTGCTCGGTGAAATGGTTCAGAAGATCAAGGATCTGAACGAGAACGAACAGCTTGTGCTCAGCCTTTTCTATTCGGAGGAAATGACGCTCACCGAAATCGGTGAGATCCTGAGTCTTTCCACTTCCCGGATATCTCAAATCCATTCGAAAGCATTGTTCAAGCTGCGGAAAGTCCTGCTGCCGGAAGTGCTGGATCGGGGGATCCTATGA
- a CDS encoding chemotaxis protein CheD codes for MAAVKTVVRVGIADMNLVRESDTIRTSGLGSCVGVVLYDERKKIAGMVHVMLPDSSLGKGAALNAAKFADTGIYALMELLKTEGVRPMSLKAKIAGGSQMFQFGSSDTVRIGPRNVEAVKNELNRLSIPLIAEDTGGSSGRTIEFDPASGVLSVRTVNEGTKEI; via the coding sequence ATGGCTGCAGTGAAGACGGTCGTACGGGTCGGTATCGCGGATATGAACTTGGTGAGGGAATCGGATACAATCCGGACATCGGGTCTCGGCTCCTGTGTAGGCGTCGTGCTCTACGACGAAAGGAAGAAGATTGCCGGTATGGTGCATGTGATGCTTCCGGACAGTTCGCTGGGGAAAGGAGCTGCTCTTAACGCTGCGAAGTTTGCGGATACGGGCATCTACGCCCTGATGGAGCTGCTGAAGACGGAGGGCGTCCGTCCCATGTCGCTGAAAGCGAAGATTGCAGGGGGATCACAGATGTTCCAGTTCGGGTCCAGTGACACAGTGAGGATAGGACCGCGGAACGTCGAAGCGGTGAAGAATGAGCTGAATCGCCTCTCGATACCGCTGATCGCGGAAGACACAGGGGGCTCCAGCGGCCGGACAATCGAATTCGACCCTGCATCAGGAGTACTGAGTGTCAGGACTGTCAACGAAGGAACGAAGGAAATATAA
- a CDS encoding chemotaxis protein CheC yields the protein MTTDLTITDMHLDVLKEIGNIGAAHAATSLSELLQRTIDMHVPKVALVSFDDMFELAGGSESVVVGIFLRIEGDLSGSMFFVLPIDSANRFIRRLVGDPSFDFSAPETMADIGLSAMQELGNILSGSYLSALSDFTGLKIYPTVPSLSVDMVGAIVSFGLIEVSHYSDEVIVIDTKIVEEDISDKSVDGHFFLLPDPPSYAAIFKSLGVM from the coding sequence ATGACAACTGACCTGACGATCACGGACATGCATCTCGATGTCCTGAAGGAGATCGGCAATATCGGGGCAGCCCATGCCGCGACTTCACTGTCCGAACTGCTGCAGCGGACCATCGATATGCATGTGCCGAAAGTGGCGCTCGTCTCATTCGATGACATGTTCGAGCTCGCAGGCGGCTCGGAAAGTGTTGTCGTCGGGATTTTCCTGCGCATAGAAGGGGACCTGTCCGGCAGTATGTTCTTCGTGCTGCCGATCGATTCGGCGAACCGCTTCATCCGCAGGCTGGTCGGAGATCCGTCCTTCGATTTTTCCGCTCCGGAGACGATGGCGGATATCGGGCTGTCCGCCATGCAGGAACTCGGCAATATCCTGTCGGGTTCCTACCTGTCTGCGCTGTCCGATTTCACCGGTCTGAAAATCTACCCGACTGTTCCGTCGCTCAGCGTTGATATGGTCGGGGCGATCGTCAGTTTCGGTCTGATCGAAGTCTCGCATTACAGTGACGAAGTCATCGTGATCGATACGAAAATCGTCGAGGAAGACATCAGTGATAAAAGTGTCGACGGCCATTTCTTCCTGCTTCCCGATCCGCCTTCCTATGCCGCCATCTTCAAGTCTTTGGGAGTCATGTAA
- a CDS encoding chemotaxis protein CheW translates to MSAGTENKMIKTIVFQLLDKEYAIEVDVVQSIEKLLLMTITRIPGVPSYVKGVINLRGMVTPIVDLRTRFDLPVTEYDDNTRIIIVNLENFDAGLIVDDANDVIDIPADALESQPEVVGSVESDFVAGVAKIDKRLLVMLNLDHVLKPIRNGQSDDN, encoded by the coding sequence ATGTCAGCTGGAACAGAAAACAAGATGATCAAGACGATCGTCTTTCAACTGCTCGACAAAGAGTATGCGATCGAAGTGGATGTCGTCCAATCGATCGAAAAGCTATTGCTCATGACGATCACGCGGATCCCGGGCGTGCCGTCCTATGTAAAAGGGGTGATCAATCTGCGCGGAATGGTGACACCGATCGTCGACTTGCGGACACGCTTCGACCTTCCTGTGACCGAGTACGATGACAATACGCGGATCATCATCGTGAACCTTGAGAACTTCGATGCCGGCCTCATTGTCGATGATGCCAATGACGTAATCGATATTCCGGCTGATGCGCTGGAATCACAGCCGGAAGTGGTCGGTTCCGTGGAATCCGACTTCGTGGCAGGCGTGGCCAAGATCGATAAGCGGCTGCTCGTGATGCTCAACTTGGATCACGTGCTGAAGCCGATCAGGAACGGACAGTCCGATGACAACTGA
- a CDS encoding chemotaxis protein CheA, whose product MDTNQYLEMFLEESKEHLQACNEQLLELEKNPDDLSIVNEIFRAAHTLKGMSATMGYEDIANLTHKMENVLDAIRNSKIGVTSEILDVVFESSDALEEMVLDIEGGGTGKKDVGGLVTMLNQIEAGESPTAEIPAAEAAPARTGALVYDDFEQTVITQSIDQGFHAYELDVTLRDDCLLKAARVFMVFEILEKAGEVIKTNPNVEQLENEEFDNRFTVVLITKEDAADIKAKVEKVSELETAEIHHVQLKRAENESAAAVEAPAKEEIPNPPADSAPAEKPVKKADDKAEASSRRSGSSHSANKTIRVNIDRLDVLMNLFEELVIDRGRLQSIAAELQNAELNETTERMTRISGDLQNIILNMRMVPVETVFNRFPKMVRQLARDLDKKINLEIIGAETELDRTVIDEIGDPLVHLIRNALDHGIESPAERLAKGKPEEGTVTLRSYHSGNHVFIELEDDGAGVNRERVLRKAIERGIVSEDAADMLTDKQVAELILSSGFSTAEKLTDVSGRGVGLDVVKSTIESLGGHISIDSKEGEGSLFQVQLPLTLSIISVMLVEMQKEVFAVPLSSIIETAIIHKDDILNAHNQRVIDFRGKIVPLVDLREIFQTGLPDGEEEYKSVVIVRKGENLAALVVDSFIGQQEIVLKSLGNYLQSVFALSGATILGNGQVALIVDCNALIR is encoded by the coding sequence ATGGATACAAACCAGTACTTGGAAATGTTCCTCGAAGAGAGTAAAGAGCATCTCCAGGCATGCAACGAACAGCTGTTGGAGTTGGAAAAGAATCCGGATGACCTGAGCATTGTCAATGAAATCTTCCGGGCTGCCCATACATTGAAAGGCATGTCAGCTACGATGGGATATGAAGACATCGCCAATTTGACACATAAAATGGAAAACGTCCTTGATGCCATCCGCAATTCGAAGATCGGTGTGACATCGGAAATACTGGATGTCGTGTTCGAATCGTCCGATGCACTTGAGGAGATGGTGCTCGATATCGAAGGCGGCGGAACAGGCAAGAAGGACGTAGGCGGCCTGGTGACCATGCTCAATCAGATCGAAGCGGGAGAATCACCAACCGCTGAAATTCCGGCGGCTGAAGCGGCACCTGCTCGCACAGGTGCACTTGTCTATGATGATTTCGAACAGACGGTGATCACACAGTCGATCGACCAGGGATTCCATGCCTATGAACTGGACGTGACACTCCGGGACGACTGCCTGCTGAAGGCTGCCAGGGTCTTCATGGTATTTGAAATACTCGAAAAAGCCGGAGAGGTCATCAAGACGAACCCGAATGTGGAACAGCTGGAGAATGAAGAATTCGATAACCGGTTCACTGTCGTCCTGATCACTAAGGAAGACGCCGCGGATATCAAGGCGAAAGTGGAGAAAGTGTCTGAACTCGAGACAGCTGAGATCCATCACGTACAGCTGAAGCGGGCGGAAAACGAGTCGGCGGCTGCTGTGGAGGCACCTGCGAAAGAAGAAATACCCAATCCGCCAGCTGATTCGGCACCTGCCGAGAAGCCCGTTAAAAAGGCGGATGACAAAGCGGAGGCTTCGTCCAGACGATCCGGCTCCTCCCATTCCGCGAACAAGACGATCCGGGTCAATATCGACCGTCTCGACGTACTCATGAACCTGTTCGAAGAACTTGTCATCGATCGGGGCCGTCTGCAGTCCATCGCTGCGGAACTGCAGAATGCTGAATTGAATGAAACGACGGAGCGGATGACACGGATCTCGGGGGATCTGCAGAATATCATATTGAATATGCGGATGGTCCCGGTGGAAACGGTATTTAACCGGTTCCCGAAAATGGTCCGCCAGCTCGCCCGTGACCTCGATAAGAAGATAAATCTGGAAATCATCGGCGCCGAGACGGAACTCGACCGGACGGTGATCGATGAAATCGGTGATCCGCTTGTCCATCTGATCCGCAATGCGCTTGACCATGGCATCGAAAGTCCTGCGGAACGGCTTGCAAAAGGAAAGCCCGAGGAAGGCACCGTCACGCTCCGTTCCTATCACTCAGGAAACCACGTCTTCATAGAACTCGAAGATGACGGAGCAGGCGTGAACCGGGAACGCGTCCTCCGAAAGGCGATCGAGCGGGGAATCGTCTCGGAAGATGCTGCGGATATGCTGACCGATAAGCAGGTGGCGGAACTGATCCTGTCATCCGGTTTCTCCACTGCTGAAAAACTGACAGATGTTTCCGGCCGGGGTGTCGGGCTGGATGTCGTCAAAAGCACGATCGAGTCGCTCGGCGGCCATATTTCGATCGATTCCAAAGAAGGGGAAGGCTCCCTGTTCCAGGTCCAGCTGCCGCTCACACTTTCGATCATTTCAGTCATGCTCGTCGAGATGCAGAAAGAAGTGTTCGCTGTTCCGCTGTCCTCGATCATCGAGACGGCAATCATACACAAGGATGATATCCTGAATGCGCACAACCAGCGGGTGATCGACTTCCGCGGAAAAATCGTGCCGCTCGTCGATCTCCGGGAAATTTTCCAGACAGGCCTGCCGGACGGAGAAGAGGAATACAAGTCCGTCGTCATTGTGCGCAAAGGGGAGAACCTTGCGGCGCTGGTCGTCGATTCGTTCATCGGCCAACAGGAAATTGTACTCAAATCACTCGGGAATTACTTGCAAAGCGTCTTTGCTTTGTCGGGCGCTACCATCCTCGGAAATGGGCAAGTTGCACTGATCGTAGACTGCAACGCCCTCATCAGATAA
- a CDS encoding protein-glutamate methylesterase/protein-glutamine glutaminase, translating into MEQDVKRVLIADDSAFMRKLISEIISSHPGLEVAGTARNGLEAVEKAKALKPDVMTLDIEMPVLDGLGALRRIMETAPLPIVMLSSTTKEGAENTIRAMEYGAVDFITKPGGAISLNLRDSEQQIIRKVTDASKIDMKKITDRRAADTPAVPAQPVQRFPKATSTVQTAQPAASGLSRSAVKRMIVIGTSTGGPRALQQVLTSLPENVGAPILIVQHMPAGFTKSLAERLDSLCEIHVKEAENGELVEKNTAYIAPGGYHMKVVRIGVSYAIRLDNAEPPRMGHRPAVDVLLESVSELAEQQFTTAIMTGMGHDGLEGMEQLRSRCRTYTIAESEETAVVYGMPRAIARAGLADISAPVQEIGKLLTEHVKS; encoded by the coding sequence ATGGAGCAGGATGTAAAACGAGTGCTGATCGCGGATGATTCCGCTTTCATGCGCAAGCTGATTTCGGAGATCATCTCCTCGCATCCCGGACTGGAAGTGGCCGGAACAGCCAGGAATGGGCTGGAGGCTGTTGAGAAAGCGAAAGCGCTCAAACCTGATGTCATGACATTGGATATCGAGATGCCGGTGCTCGACGGACTTGGTGCTTTGCGGAGGATCATGGAGACGGCTCCGCTCCCGATCGTCATGCTGTCCAGTACAACGAAAGAAGGCGCGGAAAACACGATCCGCGCCATGGAATACGGAGCGGTCGATTTCATCACGAAACCGGGCGGTGCCATTTCGCTCAACTTGCGGGACAGCGAACAGCAGATCATCCGTAAAGTGACCGATGCCTCAAAAATCGATATGAAGAAGATCACTGACCGCAGGGCGGCCGATACACCTGCTGTTCCGGCACAACCGGTACAGCGGTTCCCGAAAGCCACAAGCACTGTGCAGACTGCACAGCCCGCCGCTTCGGGACTTTCGCGCTCTGCGGTTAAGCGGATGATCGTCATAGGCACTTCGACAGGGGGTCCAAGAGCCCTCCAGCAAGTGCTGACTTCACTTCCTGAAAATGTCGGGGCCCCTATTCTGATCGTCCAGCACATGCCGGCGGGTTTCACGAAATCCCTGGCAGAGCGCTTGGACAGCCTATGTGAGATCCATGTGAAGGAAGCGGAAAACGGTGAGCTGGTCGAAAAGAATACAGCCTATATCGCGCCGGGCGGCTACCATATGAAAGTCGTTCGGATAGGCGTCAGCTATGCAATCCGTCTGGATAACGCAGAGCCGCCGAGAATGGGTCACCGGCCTGCTGTCGATGTGCTGCTCGAATCGGTATCCGAATTGGCGGAACAGCAATTCACGACAGCCATCATGACAGGTATGGGGCATGATGGTCTGGAAGGCATGGAACAGCTGAGAAGCAGATGCCGGACCTATACCATCGCTGAATCGGAAGAAACTGCAGTCGTCTATGGCATGCCCCGCGCAATCGCCCGGGCCGGCCTTGCCGATATTTCGGCGCCTGTACAAGAAATCGGGAAGCTGCTCACAGAGCACGTCAAGTCTTAA
- a CDS encoding MinD/ParA family protein yields MRDQAESLRLKMMQAEGTAAHSIAVISGKGGVGKTNFTTNFATALKKQGKRVIIVDMDIGMGNVHIMLGATAESSLKDYLTGERPLADTISRSPDGLDFISGGSGLESVLEWTADKFSRLIEAFEVLQQQYDYILFDMGAGASESAIELIVSVDEIIVIATPEPTSITDAYSMMKFICLRDPGKKFFIVSNRVQPKEDGNEAITRLQFAMRKFLNKETTILGALPEDAAVRKSVVAQKPFVTLFPQSPVSRRMNAIASNYISAGTDIESKESSTFLNQLKKLFARGRG; encoded by the coding sequence ATGCGTGACCAGGCAGAATCACTTCGTTTGAAGATGATGCAGGCGGAAGGGACCGCTGCCCATTCCATCGCCGTGATCAGCGGGAAGGGCGGCGTCGGCAAAACGAACTTCACGACAAACTTTGCCACCGCCCTCAAAAAGCAGGGAAAGCGGGTCATCATCGTCGACATGGATATCGGTATGGGGAATGTCCATATCATGCTGGGGGCCACGGCGGAGTCCAGTCTGAAAGATTACCTGACAGGGGAGCGGCCGCTTGCCGACACGATCAGCCGCAGCCCGGATGGCCTGGACTTCATCTCGGGCGGCTCGGGGCTTGAGTCCGTGCTTGAATGGACAGCGGATAAGTTCTCCCGCCTGATCGAGGCGTTCGAAGTGCTCCAGCAGCAGTACGATTACATCCTGTTCGATATGGGGGCAGGCGCGTCGGAGAGTGCGATCGAGCTTATCGTCTCGGTTGACGAAATCATCGTTATTGCGACACCTGAACCGACTTCCATCACGGATGCCTATTCCATGATGAAATTCATCTGCCTGCGGGATCCCGGAAAGAAGTTTTTCATCGTCAGCAATCGGGTGCAGCCGAAAGAGGATGGAAACGAGGCGATCACCCGTCTGCAGTTCGCCATGCGCAAGTTCCTGAATAAGGAGACAACGATACTCGGGGCACTGCCTGAAGACGCGGCAGTACGGAAATCCGTCGTTGCACAAAAACCGTTCGTCACACTTTTCCCTCAATCGCCGGTTTCCAGGAGAATGAATGCAATTGCCTCTAATTATATTTCTGCCGGTACCGATATAGAGAGTAAAGAGAGCAGCACATTTTTGAACCAGCTCAAGAAATTGTTTGCGAGAGGACGTGGATGA
- the flhF gene encoding flagellar biosynthesis protein FlhF — MKMKKYTADTMVQAMQQVRKDFGDEAVILSSTIVQPKGLLGMFRKKRVEVVAGFDEPAVLKESGLPSADEMVQSATSGPDPSLEELKQDMREMKLLLKAAKKSSSFDQYPDSMQPLLDRLTAQELKPELVRTAADRIFSCMKEEKTDFTEAEQRQIIKELLKEELADLPFGGVNLKKKYVNVLGPTGVGKTTTIAKIAARSLIENKRKVGFITTDTYRIAAIEQLRTYANLLQAPVEVAYTADDFRQALEKLADKDIVFIDTAGRNYKELKFVDDLKQLIDFNLEMETYLVLAATTKESDMRAIAEQFGEFPIGQFIFTKLDETESIGPVYNMVTDFQKGIAYMTDGQEVPEDLEEATVGNLLTLLLEEGADA, encoded by the coding sequence ATGAAAATGAAGAAATATACAGCAGACACAATGGTGCAGGCGATGCAGCAGGTCCGGAAAGACTTCGGTGACGAAGCGGTCATTCTCAGTTCAACAATTGTCCAGCCGAAGGGACTTCTCGGCATGTTCCGAAAAAAACGTGTGGAAGTGGTGGCTGGATTCGACGAACCGGCAGTGCTGAAGGAAAGCGGTCTGCCATCCGCAGATGAGATGGTACAATCTGCCACATCCGGTCCGGATCCCTCACTCGAGGAACTGAAACAGGATATGCGGGAGATGAAACTGCTGCTGAAAGCGGCGAAGAAATCCTCGTCTTTCGATCAGTATCCGGACTCGATGCAGCCGCTGCTCGACCGGCTCACAGCCCAGGAACTCAAACCTGAACTCGTGCGTACAGCTGCCGACCGCATCTTCAGCTGTATGAAAGAGGAGAAGACCGATTTCACGGAGGCGGAGCAGCGTCAGATTATAAAGGAACTTCTGAAGGAGGAACTGGCGGACCTGCCGTTCGGTGGTGTGAATCTGAAGAAAAAGTATGTCAACGTCCTCGGACCGACCGGTGTCGGTAAGACGACGACGATTGCAAAGATTGCCGCCCGCTCGCTCATCGAGAACAAGCGGAAAGTCGGCTTCATCACAACGGATACATACAGGATAGCTGCCATCGAGCAGCTGAGGACCTATGCGAACCTGCTGCAGGCACCTGTCGAAGTTGCCTATACGGCAGACGATTTCAGGCAGGCGCTGGAAAAGCTTGCGGACAAGGACATCGTCTTCATCGACACGGCCGGCCGCAACTATAAAGAATTGAAATTCGTCGATGATCTGAAACAGCTCATCGATTTCAATCTGGAAATGGAGACATATCTGGTGCTCGCCGCGACGACGAAGGAATCGGATATGCGTGCGATTGCCGAGCAATTCGGCGAATTCCCGATCGGGCAATTCATCTTCACGAAGCTGGACGAAACGGAATCGATCGGACCTGTCTATAATATGGTGACGGACTTCCAGAAAGGGATCGCCTATATGACGGACGGCCAGGAAGTGCCGGAAGACCTTGAAGAAGCGACGGTCGGCAATCTGCTGACACTGCTGCTGGAGGAGGGGGCGGATGCGTGA
- the flhA gene encoding flagellar biosynthesis protein FlhA has product MQFKDMGVLAAVIMIVAMLVIPLPHWLLSFLIIINITLALLVLLTAMNMQEALQFSIFPSLLLLLTLFRLGLNVSTTRAILSDGSAGGVVDTFGSFVTGGNVIVGMVVFVILIIIQFIVITKGSERVSEVAARFTLDAMPGKQMSIDADLNAGMISDTQARERREKVSNEADFYGAMDGATKFVKGDAIAGIIIVMINLLVGMIIGVVQLGLPFAEAATQFSKLTVGDGIVSQIPALLISTATGIVVTRAASEGNLGTDITSQLLGQPKLLYVAGGTILLLGLFTPINNILTIPVAGALAASAFFMSRPKEEDEEELLELEESEQTEGLKSPENVVNLLNVDPIEFEFGYGLIPLVDASQGGDLLDRVVMIRRQLALELGLVIPVVRIRDNIQLQPNEYRIKIKGSEMARGELLLDHYLAMSPGGDDSIPGIDTIEPSFGLPAKWITEEVKEDAEILGYTVVDPPSVVSTHLTEIIRSHAADLIGRQETKQLIDHVHETYPILVDELTPTPLSVGEIQKVLAKLLSEHVSIRNLPIIFETLADSSKYTADVDLLTEYARQSLARQITEQYTPQGQALKVMTVSGKVEKLIADSVQQTEQGSYLTIDPQDSQAILESIAAEVERVALLDQSPVILCSPAVRMYLRQITERYFPQIPILSYNELEASVEVQSVGVVDIA; this is encoded by the coding sequence ATGCAATTCAAAGATATGGGTGTGCTCGCGGCCGTCATAATGATTGTTGCGATGCTTGTCATCCCGCTGCCCCATTGGCTGCTCAGTTTTCTGATCATCATCAATATCACGCTTGCTCTGCTCGTCCTCCTGACGGCGATGAACATGCAGGAAGCGCTGCAGTTCTCGATATTCCCGTCGCTGCTGCTGCTCCTGACACTGTTCCGTCTCGGTCTCAACGTATCGACGACCCGTGCGATCCTCAGTGACGGAAGTGCCGGCGGCGTCGTCGATACGTTCGGCTCGTTCGTCACCGGCGGCAATGTCATCGTCGGGATGGTCGTCTTCGTCATCCTGATCATCATCCAGTTCATCGTCATCACAAAGGGGTCCGAACGGGTCTCCGAAGTGGCGGCGCGTTTCACGCTCGATGCGATGCCCGGAAAGCAGATGAGTATCGATGCCGACTTGAACGCAGGCATGATCTCCGACACGCAGGCCCGGGAGCGGCGGGAGAAAGTGAGCAACGAGGCGGACTTCTACGGCGCCATGGACGGGGCGACCAAGTTCGTCAAAGGGGACGCCATCGCCGGCATCATCATCGTCATGATCAACCTTCTTGTGGGAATGATCATCGGAGTCGTGCAGCTCGGACTTCCGTTTGCCGAAGCCGCCACACAGTTCTCCAAGCTGACGGTCGGTGACGGGATCGTTTCCCAGATCCCTGCTCTGCTGATTTCGACAGCGACCGGTATCGTCGTCACCCGCGCGGCCTCCGAGGGCAATCTCGGCACGGACATCACGAGCCAGCTGCTCGGTCAGCCGAAACTGCTGTATGTGGCTGGCGGTACGATCCTTCTGCTCGGCCTGTTCACGCCGATCAATAACATCCTGACGATTCCGGTTGCCGGAGCTCTTGCTGCCAGCGCGTTCTTCATGTCCCGTCCGAAAGAGGAGGATGAAGAGGAGCTGCTTGAATTGGAGGAGAGTGAGCAGACGGAAGGGCTGAAGAGCCCGGAGAACGTCGTGAATCTGCTTAACGTCGATCCGATCGAGTTCGAATTCGGCTACGGTCTGATTCCCCTGGTGGATGCATCACAGGGAGGGGACCTGCTTGACCGCGTCGTCATGATCCGCAGACAGCTTGCACTCGAGCTCGGTCTTGTCATCCCGGTCGTGCGGATCCGGGATAACATCCAGCTCCAGCCGAACGAATACCGCATCAAAATCAAAGGCAGTGAAATGGCGCGCGGGGAGCTCCTGCTCGACCATTATCTCGCCATGAGCCCGGGAGGCGATGATTCGATCCCGGGTATCGACACGATCGAACCGTCATTCGGCCTCCCAGCGAAATGGATCACGGAAGAGGTCAAGGAAGACGCGGAAATCCTCGGCTATACAGTCGTCGATCCGCCAAGCGTCGTCTCGACCCACTTGACGGAAATCATCCGTTCACATGCAGCTGACCTGATCGGCAGGCAGGAGACGAAACAGCTTATCGACCATGTCCATGAGACATATCCGATCCTTGTCGATGAACTGACACCAACACCGCTTTCCGTCGGGGAGATCCAGAAAGTGCTGGCCAAGCTCCTCAGTGAACATGTGTCGATCCGCAATCTGCCGATCATCTTTGAGACACTTGCAGATTCATCGAAATATACAGCGGACGTCGATCTGCTGACGGAATACGCTCGTCAGTCCCTTGCCCGGCAGATCACAGAGCAATATACGCCGCAAGGGCAGGCGCTGAAAGTGATGACAGTTTCCGGTAAAGTCGAGAAACTGATCGCAGACAGCGTCCAGCAGACCGAACAGGGCAGCTACCTGACAATTGATCCGCAAGATTCGCAGGCGATCCTGGAATCGATCGCAGCAGAAGTCGAACGTGTGGCACTGTTGGATCAGTCGCCGGTCATCCTTTGTTCACCGGCTGTACGGATGTACTTACGGCAGATCACGGAACGGTATTTCCCGCAGATTCCGATCCTTTCCTATAACGAACTGGAAGCATCGGTTGAAGTGCAGAGCGTAGGGGTGGTGGATATCGCATGA